One genomic region from Sciurus carolinensis chromosome 2, mSciCar1.2, whole genome shotgun sequence encodes:
- the Ndn gene encoding necdin, with protein sequence MSEQSKDLSDPNFAAEAPNSEVHGSPGVPVGVPSPASPAATLAGPQSPPVGPTASPQAAPPPQALSEEDDPKALQQAAEEGRVHQPPDPVQPIPPPPAPAQLVQKAHELMWYVLVKDQKKMIIWFPDMVKDVIGSYKKWCRSILRRTSLILARVFGLHLRLTSLHTMEFALVKALNPEELDRVALSNRMPMTGLLLMILSLIYVKGRGARESAVWNVLRILGLRPWKKHSTFGDVRKLITEEFVQQNYLKYQRVPYVEPPEYEFFWGSRASREITKMQIMEFLARVFKKDPQAWPSRYREALEEARALREANPSAHCPRSSVSED encoded by the coding sequence ATGTCGGAACAAAGTAAGGACCTGAGCGACCCCAACTTTGCAGCGGAGGCCCCCAACTCTGAGGTGCACGGCAGCCCTGGGGTTCCGGTGGGGGTCCCTTCTCCCGCCTCTCCCGCCGCGACCCTCGCAGGGCCACAGAGCCCTCCTGTAGGCCCGACGGCCTCCCCGCAGGCCGCGCCGCCGCCCCAGGCCCTGAGTGAAGAGGACGACCCAAAGGCCCTGCAACAGGCCGCAGAGGAGGGCCGCGTCCACCAGCCCCCTGACCCTGTCCAGCCGATCCCACCGCCGCCAGCCCCTGCCCAGCTGGTGCAGAAGGCGCACGAGCTCATGTGGTACGTGCTGGTCAAGGACCAGAAGAAGATGATCATCTGGTTTCCAGATATGGTGAAGGATGTCATCGGCAGCTACAAGAAATGGTGCAGAAGCATCCTTAGGCGCACCAGCCTCATCCTTGCCAGAGTTTTCGGGCTGCATCTGAGGCTGACCAGCCTCCATACGATGGAGTTTGCGCTGGTCAAAGCCCTCAACCCGGAGGAGCTGGACAGGGTGGCGCTGAGCAACCGCATGCCCATGACAGGCCTCCTGCTCATGATCCTGAGCCTCATCTATGTGAAGGGTCGTGGTGCCAGAGAGAGCGCTGTCTGGAATGTGCTGCGCATCCTGGGGCTGAGGCCCTGGAAGAAGCACTCCACCTTCGGGGATGTGAGAAAGCTTATCACCGAGGAGTTCGTCCAGCAGAATTACCTGAAGTACCAGCGTGTCCCCTACGTTGAGCCTCCTGAGTACGAGTTCTTCTGGGGCTCCCGAGCCAGCCGCGAAATCACCAAGATGCAAATCATGGAGTTCCTGGCCAGGGTCTTTAAGAAAGACCCCCAGGCTTGGCCTTCCCGATACAGAGAAGCTCTGGAGGAGGCTAGAGCTCTGCGGGAGGCTAATCCCAGTGCCCACTGCCCCCGCAGCAGTGTCTCCGAGGACTAG